The proteins below come from a single Candidatus Methanoperedens sp. genomic window:
- a CDS encoding cation-transporting P-type ATPase — MSQDINGLSSGEAKDRLLKFGPNQIFKPTKVSFFGIARHEVTEPMILLLLVVGFFYSVWGKLEDAITIFLVIILLVLAEVYNEFRAKKAIASLEKIAAPRTRVLRDGEVNDIESQYVVPDDILVLTSGTKVSADAKIEKSIGMQLDDSALTGESLPQDKNNGDEIFAGTIVLSGEGLARVLATGNDTRLGKIAAAAKEIKPPKTPLQLAMRSLAGKLVVVALFFSIAIPVLGILQGQDIKMMILTGLSLSFATIPEELPIIITMVLGLGAYTLSKNGFLVKRIKAAETLGNATVIVTDKTGTITESQMKIISLYPENKEKGILEKALGSLTEYSLSPIEREIKNKAAELNLKTEMTQVIRSRNLGNGRKTKAVIRKNGLEYELFSSGAPEEIFRSCVEINEEARAAVARETEKGRRVIAIAYKKLTSEEKSLDFAMIEKEVNFVGLISFEDSPRKGVKEAISEAMKAGIRTIMVTGDHPVTAVFIAKEVGISTSENKVLTGEELDNLTDEGLQNAVKEYSVFARTTPEHKYRIVKALQKNGEVVAVTGDGINDALALKGADIGIAMGIRGTDVAKEAAEVVVTDDNYLTISRGIFEGRKFFDNLQKGIKYYLSVKVALILIFLVPVLLALPMPFAPIQIILLELFMDLAASAGFVAEAKEKNVYSRPPRDPKEDILNNRAVKDLLTKGAILFIGVISVYLYARSQNLSLRETQTFAFSAWMFGHIFLAYISRSDKESIFSLGIFTNRVINLWAVAAVTFLVLGIYIPFLNDRFNLSPIDFIQLIFVALAMIFIVGLLEIKKLLSFGVQGKGWNIDCPVNDDTGKDS; from the coding sequence ATGAGCCAAGATATTAACGGGTTGAGTTCGGGCGAAGCTAAGGATAGACTTTTAAAATTTGGTCCTAACCAGATCTTTAAACCGACCAAAGTTAGTTTTTTTGGGATCGCCAGACATGAAGTTACAGAGCCTATGATCCTTCTTTTACTGGTCGTGGGCTTTTTCTACAGCGTCTGGGGAAAACTTGAAGATGCAATTACCATCTTTTTAGTTATAATTTTATTAGTTTTAGCCGAAGTCTACAATGAATTTCGTGCAAAAAAAGCAATAGCTTCTTTGGAAAAGATAGCAGCTCCCAGAACAAGAGTGTTGAGGGATGGTGAGGTCAATGATATTGAATCGCAATATGTTGTACCGGATGATATTTTAGTTTTGACTTCGGGAACCAAAGTTTCTGCTGATGCAAAAATAGAAAAATCCATAGGCATGCAGCTTGATGATTCTGCTTTGACAGGCGAATCTCTTCCCCAGGACAAAAATAATGGTGATGAAATTTTTGCAGGTACAATTGTGCTATCTGGAGAAGGGTTGGCTCGAGTTCTTGCCACGGGCAATGATACACGTCTTGGCAAAATTGCCGCTGCCGCCAAAGAAATCAAACCGCCCAAAACACCTCTTCAGCTGGCAATGAGGTCATTAGCGGGCAAATTGGTTGTTGTTGCCCTGTTTTTTTCCATTGCTATTCCCGTTTTAGGGATTTTGCAGGGGCAGGATATAAAAATGATGATCTTAACCGGCCTGTCTCTCTCCTTTGCCACTATCCCGGAGGAACTTCCTATCATTATTACAATGGTTTTAGGGTTGGGAGCTTACACTCTTTCCAAAAATGGATTTTTAGTTAAGAGGATCAAAGCAGCTGAAACTTTAGGCAACGCCACAGTGATCGTTACTGACAAGACGGGTACTATCACCGAAAGCCAGATGAAGATCATTTCATTATATCCTGAAAATAAAGAGAAAGGAATTCTTGAAAAAGCCCTGGGTTCATTAACCGAATATTCCCTGTCTCCTATAGAGCGGGAGATCAAAAACAAAGCCGCGGAATTGAATTTAAAAACCGAGATGACGCAGGTGATCCGGTCAAGAAATCTTGGGAACGGCAGGAAAACAAAAGCAGTCATCAGAAAAAATGGGCTGGAATATGAATTATTTTCAAGTGGTGCGCCGGAGGAAATTTTTAGAAGTTGCGTTGAAATAAACGAGGAGGCAAGAGCTGCCGTAGCCAGAGAAACTGAAAAAGGAAGACGAGTGATAGCCATTGCCTATAAGAAATTGACTTCCGAGGAAAAGAGCCTCGATTTTGCCATGATCGAGAAGGAAGTGAATTTTGTGGGATTGATAAGTTTTGAAGATTCGCCGAGAAAGGGAGTCAAGGAAGCTATTTCCGAGGCCATGAAGGCTGGCATCAGGACAATCATGGTTACCGGCGATCATCCTGTGACCGCTGTTTTCATTGCAAAAGAGGTTGGGATTTCGACTTCAGAAAATAAAGTTTTAACAGGGGAAGAGCTGGATAATCTTACAGATGAGGGATTGCAGAACGCCGTAAAAGAGTATTCTGTTTTTGCGAGAACAACGCCGGAACATAAATATCGTATCGTAAAAGCATTGCAGAAGAATGGCGAAGTAGTAGCGGTAACCGGGGACGGAATTAACGATGCACTGGCTTTAAAGGGTGCAGACATAGGTATAGCAATGGGAATCAGGGGAACGGATGTTGCAAAAGAAGCTGCAGAAGTGGTGGTGACTGATGATAACTATCTGACCATTAGCCGGGGTATTTTTGAAGGGCGCAAATTTTTTGATAACCTTCAGAAAGGTATTAAATATTATCTTTCTGTGAAGGTTGCTTTAATATTGATTTTCTTGGTGCCTGTTCTTTTGGCTCTGCCAATGCCTTTCGCCCCTATTCAAATAATCCTCCTGGAATTATTTATGGATCTGGCGGCTTCTGCAGGTTTCGTCGCCGAGGCAAAAGAAAAAAATGTCTATTCCAGGCCGCCCCGCGACCCGAAAGAAGACATACTCAATAATAGGGCTGTCAAAGACCTTTTGACCAAAGGTGCTATCCTGTTTATAGGGGTCATTTCTGTGTACCTTTACGCACGAAGCCAGAATTTAAGCCTCAGAGAAACGCAAACCTTTGCTTTTTCGGCCTGGATGTTCGGTCATATCTTTCTGGCTTACATCTCTCGTTCTGATAAAGAATCCATTTTCTCCCTGGGAATATTTACCAACAGGGTAATAAACCTCTGGGCGGTGGCGGCAGTTACCTTCCTTGTTCTTGGAATTTATATTCCATTTTTGAATGATAGATTTAATCTTTCTCCGATCGACTTTATTCAGCTCATATTCGTTGCTCTTGCCATGATATTTATTGTGGGCTTGCTGGAGATCAAAAAATTATTAAGTTTTGGCGTGCAGGGAAAAGGTTGGAATATTGACTGCCCGGTAAATGATGACACAGGAAAAGATTCATGA
- the carB gene encoding carbamoyl-phosphate synthase large subunit: protein MPKRPDIKKVLLIGSGPIMIGQAAEFDFSGSQACRSLREEGIKVVLVNSNPATIMTDTDMADAIYIEPLEPEIVAKIIEKERPDGIIAGLGGQTGLNITTELGEMGVLDKFGVKLLGTSLQAISDSEDRDLFKKKMLSIGEKVPRSKAVNSLHEAEALIEELGLPLIIRPAYTLGGAGGGIAYTREQLVEITERGLERSRIHQVLIEESIIGWKEFEYEVMRDKNDTCIVICNMENIDPMGIHTGESIVVTPSQTLSDVDHQRLRSTSIKIIRALGIEGGCNIQFAVREDEVRIVEVNPRVSRSSALASKATGYPIARVTAKIAIGMTLDEIMNDITKKTPASFEPTIDYTVVKIPRWPFDKFVTADKHLTTAMKSTGEVMAIGRTIEEALQKAVRSLEVDMFFGFREWSSDEIIDILRHPTHERLFVIYQALRNGMPSDEICRITNIDPFFIRKIENIIDIEESIKIELSMDNLRKAKRMGLSDERIAFLCGRSREEINDVRRQNGIIPTYKMVDTCAAEFAAATPYYYSTYEDQCEATPSNKKKVLIIGSGPIRIGQGIEFDYCTVHAVTALREEGIETHIINNNPETVSTDYDTSDKLFFEPLTLEDVMNVIDRERPYGVMVQFGGQTSVNLAIPLKRELDRRTDLNTVILGTTPDNMDIAEDRGRFNAMMKKLGILQPEAGCATNYSEAINEAKRIGYPVLVRPSYVLGGRAMEIVYDERDLERYLKEAVRVSNEHPVLIDDFLDNATEIDVDAICDGKEVLIGAIMEHIEEAGIHSGDSACVIPPQSLKPEILATVRDYVKKIALALQVVGIVNIQMATKNGVVYVLEANPRSSRTIPFVSKAVGLPLAKIAARVMAGHTLAELGYKSDPVTKHVSVKEVLLPFDKLPGADPVLGPEMKSTGEVMGIDYDFGRAFFKAEWGAGNILPLAGTVFMSIRDDDKPLIMKVAKKMQDAGLHLLGTRGTAHFLSKNGIKIDVINKVSEGTPNIVDLIHKKKVDLIINTPTSKETVKDGFQIRRAAVDFNVPYITTIQAALAAADAIEAMKKGDITIKSMGEYHAGR, encoded by the coding sequence ATGCCAAAAAGACCCGACATCAAGAAAGTCCTTCTGATAGGCTCAGGCCCGATCATGATAGGCCAGGCTGCAGAGTTTGATTTTTCAGGCAGCCAGGCATGCCGCTCACTCCGGGAGGAAGGGATCAAAGTCGTTCTTGTCAACAGTAATCCCGCTACAATAATGACGGACACAGACATGGCAGACGCCATCTATATCGAACCCCTCGAGCCCGAGATAGTGGCAAAGATCATCGAAAAAGAGCGGCCTGATGGAATCATTGCAGGTCTTGGCGGCCAGACAGGGCTAAATATAACCACCGAGCTTGGCGAGATGGGCGTGCTTGACAAATTCGGGGTAAAGCTCCTGGGTACCTCACTGCAGGCGATAAGCGATTCTGAGGATCGCGATCTCTTCAAGAAAAAGATGCTTAGCATTGGCGAAAAGGTGCCGCGCTCAAAAGCCGTGAATTCACTTCATGAAGCCGAGGCGCTGATCGAGGAACTTGGCCTCCCGCTTATCATACGCCCGGCATATACACTGGGCGGTGCAGGCGGCGGCATAGCATATACGCGTGAGCAGCTCGTTGAGATAACAGAGCGGGGACTTGAACGCTCCCGGATACACCAGGTACTCATCGAAGAGAGCATCATCGGATGGAAAGAATTCGAGTACGAGGTCATGCGTGACAAGAACGATACGTGCATCGTCATATGCAACATGGAGAACATCGACCCAATGGGCATACATACGGGCGAGTCCATCGTGGTTACACCTTCGCAGACTTTATCGGATGTCGATCACCAGAGGCTCCGCAGCACTTCGATAAAAATAATAAGGGCACTCGGTATTGAAGGAGGATGCAATATCCAGTTCGCCGTGCGAGAAGACGAGGTCAGGATCGTTGAGGTCAACCCAAGGGTCTCGCGCTCCTCAGCCCTTGCATCCAAAGCCACTGGCTATCCGATAGCGCGCGTCACGGCAAAGATCGCTATTGGCATGACGCTTGATGAGATCATGAATGACATCACCAAAAAAACGCCTGCCTCTTTTGAGCCCACCATCGACTACACGGTTGTCAAAATCCCGCGCTGGCCTTTCGATAAATTCGTGACAGCGGACAAGCATCTCACGACGGCGATGAAGAGCACGGGCGAGGTGATGGCGATAGGGAGAACGATAGAAGAGGCGCTGCAGAAAGCTGTCCGCTCGCTGGAAGTAGATATGTTCTTCGGGTTCAGGGAATGGAGCAGCGATGAAATAATTGACATCCTGCGCCATCCTACACATGAGCGGTTGTTCGTCATATACCAGGCATTACGTAACGGGATGCCATCAGATGAGATTTGCAGGATTACTAATATTGATCCTTTCTTTATTCGGAAGATCGAGAACATCATTGATATCGAGGAATCGATAAAGATCGAACTCTCTATGGATAATCTTCGGAAAGCAAAGAGAATGGGATTAAGCGATGAAAGAATAGCGTTCTTATGTGGAAGATCACGTGAAGAGATAAACGATGTTCGAAGGCAGAACGGGATTATTCCCACTTATAAGATGGTGGATACCTGCGCTGCAGAATTCGCTGCTGCTACGCCATATTATTATTCAACTTATGAAGATCAGTGCGAGGCTACTCCTTCCAATAAGAAGAAAGTCCTTATCATCGGCTCAGGCCCCATCCGCATCGGGCAGGGAATAGAGTTCGACTACTGCACTGTGCATGCGGTGACAGCGCTGCGGGAGGAAGGTATTGAGACACATATAATTAACAACAATCCCGAAACCGTCTCGACAGACTACGATACGTCAGACAAGCTTTTCTTTGAACCGCTGACGCTTGAGGATGTCATGAACGTGATAGACAGGGAGCGTCCTTACGGCGTGATGGTTCAGTTTGGAGGGCAGACTTCGGTGAATCTTGCAATACCTCTAAAAAGAGAACTTGACCGCAGGACTGACCTGAATACTGTCATCCTTGGAACGACACCGGATAATATGGATATTGCTGAGGACAGGGGGCGCTTCAATGCCATGATGAAAAAACTTGGAATTCTTCAGCCTGAAGCAGGATGCGCCACTAATTACAGCGAAGCCATCAATGAAGCAAAAAGGATCGGGTATCCTGTGCTTGTGCGCCCGTCATACGTGCTCGGGGGGCGCGCAATGGAGATAGTCTATGATGAGCGCGACCTTGAGCGCTACCTGAAAGAGGCAGTCAGGGTATCGAATGAGCATCCGGTGCTTATCGATGATTTTCTTGATAACGCCACGGAAATAGACGTGGATGCAATATGCGACGGCAAAGAAGTGCTCATCGGCGCAATAATGGAGCATATAGAGGAAGCAGGGATACATTCAGGGGATTCGGCGTGCGTAATTCCTCCGCAATCCCTGAAACCTGAAATACTCGCAACTGTTCGCGATTATGTGAAAAAGATAGCTCTTGCCCTTCAGGTGGTCGGGATAGTGAATATCCAGATGGCAACGAAGAACGGAGTAGTCTACGTGCTCGAGGCAAATCCCAGGTCAAGCCGCACGATTCCTTTCGTGAGTAAAGCCGTGGGACTTCCGCTTGCCAAGATCGCTGCCCGCGTAATGGCCGGGCACACGTTGGCTGAGCTGGGATATAAAAGCGACCCCGTCACAAAGCATGTATCTGTTAAGGAAGTATTGCTTCCTTTCGATAAGCTTCCCGGTGCAGACCCGGTGCTCGGGCCCGAGATGAAAAGCACAGGAGAAGTGATGGGTATTGATTATGATTTCGGCAGGGCTTTCTTCAAGGCAGAATGGGGTGCGGGCAACATCCTTCCACTTGCGGGAACCGTGTTCATGTCGATACGCGATGATGATAAACCGCTTATCATGAAAGTGGCAAAGAAGATGCAGGATGCAGGTTTGCACCTGTTAGGAACAAGGGGCACGGCGCATTTTCTCTCAAAGAACGGAATAAAGATAGATGTCATAAACAAGGTGAGTGAGGGCACGCCAAATATCGTGGACCTCATTCATAAGAAGAAAGTGGATCTCATAATAAATACTCCCACCAGCAAGGAGACGGTGAAAGATGGGTTCCAGATCCGCCGGGCTGCGGTTGATTTCAACGTGCCTTATATTACGACGATACAGGCGGCGCTTGCTGCTGCTGATGCCATCGAGGCCATGAAGAAAGGCGATATCACCATTAAATCAATGGGTGAATACCATGCGGGACGCTGA
- the gatC gene encoding Asp-tRNA(Asn)/Glu-tRNA(Gln) amidotransferase subunit GatC: MNKNLESKDLLRLIQIAGSIMITRKDLEHIGWLARIELGEEDKEKYTPKLNSILDYFSELDKVDTDGIEPTYHVLPLSNVFREDEPAVSGSLSQEEALSNAPKRQDGFFKAPRMM; this comes from the coding sequence ATGAATAAAAATCTGGAAAGCAAAGACTTATTACGTTTAATTCAGATTGCAGGAAGCATTATGATCACCAGAAAAGACCTTGAGCACATTGGGTGGCTTGCGCGCATTGAGCTGGGCGAGGAGGATAAGGAAAAATACACCCCCAAGCTCAATTCTATTCTTGATTATTTCAGCGAGCTTGATAAGGTGGATACCGATGGGATCGAGCCCACGTATCACGTCCTGCCCCTTAGCAACGTGTTCCGGGAGGACGAACCCGCTGTCTCAGGATCCCTCTCGCAGGAAGAGGCGCTATCCAATGCTCCGAAGAGGCAGGACGGGTTTTTCAAGGCGCCGAGGATGATGTGA
- the gatA gene encoding Asp-tRNA(Asn)/Glu-tRNA(Gln) amidotransferase subunit GatA: MWASINELRERIHAESSEEIIAEYFERIEASKLNAFITVSKESAISRAREIDSEGHEGTLAGIPIAIKDNISTKGIPTTCASKILTGYVPPYDAHVIERLKEAGAVIIGKTNMDEFAMGTSTETSYYGATRNPWDSGRVPGGSSGGSAASVAGGEVPLSLGSDTGGSVRCPASFCGVVGLKPTYGVISRYGLISYANSLEQIGPFATNVRDVATLFDVIAGYDPRDSTSVQIEANYSSALKNDVKGLKIGVPEEYFGEGTDEKVEKSVRNAIQTLEDLGARSTSVTMPHTKYALSAYYIIAMSEASSNLARFDGMRYGLRTEDSDWHTTFSQVRAAGFGDEVKRRILLGTYALSAGYHDKYYLKALKIRTLIKQDFERAFRDVDVLIAPTMPYPAFRIGEKIDDPLSLYLADVDTVPINLAGVPSISVPCGFSGGLPVGMQVIGKHFDEATVLQTAYTFEENTDFHEKRPEGL, encoded by the coding sequence ATGTGGGCGAGTATCAACGAGCTCAGGGAAAGGATCCATGCGGAGTCCTCTGAAGAGATCATTGCCGAATACTTTGAAAGGATCGAAGCCAGCAAGCTGAATGCTTTCATCACAGTTTCAAAAGAAAGCGCAATATCGAGGGCCAGAGAGATAGATTCAGAAGGTCACGAAGGCACCCTTGCAGGCATTCCGATCGCTATCAAAGACAATATTTCCACAAAGGGCATCCCGACCACCTGCGCCTCAAAGATCCTGACCGGGTATGTTCCTCCATACGACGCCCATGTAATTGAAAGACTAAAAGAAGCTGGCGCAGTTATCATCGGTAAGACCAACATGGACGAGTTTGCAATGGGCACTTCCACGGAGACAAGCTACTATGGGGCCACAAGGAATCCCTGGGATTCTGGCAGGGTACCCGGCGGATCATCAGGGGGAAGCGCCGCCTCAGTGGCTGGAGGCGAAGTTCCGCTCTCGTTAGGTTCTGATACAGGCGGTTCAGTGCGCTGTCCCGCTTCTTTCTGCGGAGTAGTGGGTTTGAAACCTACATACGGCGTGATATCACGTTACGGGCTTATTTCGTATGCCAACTCGCTTGAGCAGATAGGGCCGTTCGCCACGAACGTTCGTGATGTGGCAACTCTATTTGATGTCATAGCAGGCTATGACCCGCGCGATTCAACATCGGTTCAAATCGAGGCAAATTATTCGTCGGCGCTTAAAAACGATGTGAAAGGTTTGAAGATAGGTGTCCCGGAGGAATATTTCGGGGAAGGAACGGATGAAAAAGTGGAAAAGTCGGTGAGGAATGCAATCCAAACGCTGGAAGACCTGGGCGCGAGAAGCACCAGCGTAACGATGCCTCACACAAAATATGCTCTTTCGGCTTATTACATCATAGCCATGAGTGAAGCATCCTCTAACCTTGCCAGGTTCGACGGCATGAGATATGGCCTCCGAACGGAGGACTCCGACTGGCATACCACCTTCTCGCAGGTGAGGGCCGCAGGGTTCGGTGACGAAGTAAAGCGGCGCATCCTGCTTGGAACATATGCGCTATCTGCAGGATATCATGATAAATACTATTTGAAAGCCCTGAAAATCCGGACACTCATAAAGCAGGACTTTGAGCGCGCTTTCAGGGACGTGGACGTGTTGATCGCGCCCACGATGCCGTATCCTGCATTCAGGATAGGTGAAAAAATTGATGATCCGCTGTCGCTCTACCTTGCTGATGTGGATACGGTACCGATAAACCTCGCAGGCGTCCCTTCTATTTCCGTGCCATGCGGTTTTTCAGGCGGGCTACCTGTCGGGATGCAGGTGATAGGGAAGCATTTTGACGAAGCAACCGTTCTGCAGACTGCTTACACATTTGAAGAGAATACTGATTTTCATGAAAAAAGACCGGAGGGATTGTAA
- the gatB gene encoding Asp-tRNA(Asn)/Glu-tRNA(Gln) amidotransferase subunit GatB, protein MYDNPDGVMIGLEVHVQLNKLKTKVFCGCTTDYHNDPPNSHACPVCLGLPGSMPVINKKAVEAAIKVGLALNCKVEEHTQFYRKNYYYPDLPKGFQITQYDFPISSGGYIIIEGEDGEHRVRITRAHMEEDPGRLVHEGTIDKSKYTLIDYNRSGMALLEIVSEPDLRSPKEARRYLDKLRNILEYLDVFDGNLEGALRVDANISIMGGQRAEIKNISSHKGAERALLYEIVRQKNVLRRGGVVVLETRHFDEAREITLSMRSKEEAHDYRYFPEPDLVPLKISGWAPAIKETLPELPDARRIRFVEQYGVKDDHAKALTSELKLAIFYEDVAKKADPRMAAVWICDVLKGELNYRDLTVDAFRKEHMLSVLELLAGKRITEDGAVDIIRTLLDKGGSPEEIIKEKGLVIVEGDIVETAALEAIKENPQAVADFKAGKEKALNSLVGAVMKKTKGRADAKAAREVLLGKLG, encoded by the coding sequence ATGTACGATAATCCTGACGGCGTAATGATCGGTCTTGAAGTCCATGTCCAGTTAAACAAACTCAAGACCAAGGTATTCTGCGGATGCACCACTGATTATCACAACGACCCTCCGAACTCGCATGCATGTCCTGTGTGCCTCGGGCTTCCCGGTTCCATGCCCGTGATCAATAAAAAGGCAGTGGAAGCAGCAATAAAAGTAGGGCTTGCCCTGAACTGCAAGGTTGAAGAGCATACGCAGTTTTACAGGAAGAACTACTACTATCCCGATCTTCCGAAAGGCTTCCAGATAACGCAATATGACTTTCCCATTTCAAGCGGCGGTTACATCATTATCGAAGGTGAGGACGGGGAGCACAGAGTCAGGATAACGAGGGCTCACATGGAAGAAGACCCCGGAAGGCTCGTGCACGAGGGCACAATAGACAAATCAAAGTACACGCTTATCGATTATAACCGTTCAGGAATGGCGCTGCTTGAGATAGTGAGCGAGCCCGATTTGAGGAGCCCGAAAGAGGCACGGCGCTATCTCGACAAACTGCGCAATATCCTTGAATACCTTGATGTGTTTGACGGAAACCTGGAGGGCGCTCTCAGAGTGGACGCCAATATCTCCATAATGGGAGGACAGCGCGCCGAGATCAAGAACATTTCCTCGCATAAGGGCGCTGAGCGTGCGCTTCTCTATGAGATCGTGCGACAGAAGAACGTGCTGCGCCGCGGCGGCGTTGTGGTGCTGGAGACGCGCCATTTTGACGAGGCGCGAGAGATCACGCTCTCCATGCGTTCTAAGGAAGAGGCCCACGATTACCGCTATTTTCCTGAACCTGACCTTGTGCCTCTGAAGATATCAGGATGGGCGCCGGCTATAAAGGAGACGCTGCCTGAGCTGCCTGATGCCAGACGCATTCGCTTCGTGGAGCAGTATGGTGTCAAGGATGACCATGCCAAGGCGCTGACATCGGAGCTGAAACTTGCGATTTTCTACGAAGATGTGGCAAAAAAAGCCGATCCAAGAATGGCTGCTGTCTGGATATGCGATGTGCTGAAAGGAGAGTTGAATTACCGCGACCTCACTGTAGATGCTTTCAGGAAAGAGCATATGCTCTCGGTGCTTGAGCTTCTCGCAGGCAAGAGGATAACAGAGGACGGCGCCGTGGATATTATCAGAACGCTTCTTGATAAAGGTGGCTCACCTGAAGAAATCATCAAAGAGAAAGGGCTCGTTATAGTCGAAGGGGATATCGTTGAGACTGCGGCGCTTGAAGCGATAAAGGAGAACCCGCAGGCTGTGGCAGATTTCAAAGCCGGGAAGGAAAAGGCGCTCAACTCGCTTGTGGGTGCGGTGATGAAGAAGACGAAGGGCAGGGCGGATGCGAAGGCGGCGAGGGAGGTATTGCTGGGGAAGTTGGGGTAG